In Paractinoplanes brasiliensis, the following proteins share a genomic window:
- a CDS encoding HAD-IIA family hydrolase has translation MSGDDLAGGYDLVVFDLDGVVFLIDKPIAGAPEAVERLHERNTAVAYATNNASRRAAEVAELLTGMGVPARPAEVLTSAGAAAAVLADKLPAGSPVLVVGADALRAEVTEAGLTPVESLDDEPVAVVQGYGPEVGWRVLAEASLAVRAGALWVVTNTDRTLPSPRGPLPGNGSLVAVLRTALDRGPDLVVGKPEPALFTTAAALSHAERPLVVGDRLDTDIQGAVTAGVDSLLVLTGVSGPADLLSAEPGRRPTFVAADLSGLFRPAEDAALPLRAGEAGGWRVSRDGGSATLDGSGDPVVALRLLCAATWDGVAPAAVSGASDAARELLSSWGL, from the coding sequence GTGAGCGGCGACGATCTGGCCGGCGGCTACGACCTGGTCGTCTTCGACCTCGACGGCGTCGTCTTCCTGATCGACAAGCCGATCGCCGGCGCTCCCGAGGCGGTCGAGCGGCTGCACGAGCGGAACACCGCGGTGGCGTACGCGACCAACAACGCGTCACGCCGCGCCGCGGAGGTGGCCGAACTGCTGACCGGCATGGGTGTGCCGGCCCGGCCGGCCGAGGTGCTCACCTCGGCCGGCGCCGCGGCCGCCGTGCTCGCCGACAAGCTGCCCGCCGGTTCGCCGGTGCTGGTGGTGGGTGCGGACGCGCTGCGGGCCGAGGTGACCGAGGCCGGCTTGACCCCGGTCGAGTCGCTCGACGACGAGCCGGTCGCCGTGGTGCAGGGCTACGGCCCCGAGGTGGGGTGGCGCGTTCTGGCCGAGGCGTCGCTGGCCGTGCGGGCCGGCGCGCTGTGGGTGGTCACGAACACCGACCGGACCCTGCCCAGCCCGCGCGGCCCGCTGCCCGGCAACGGGTCGCTGGTCGCCGTGCTGCGCACCGCCCTCGACCGCGGACCCGACCTGGTGGTCGGCAAGCCGGAACCGGCCCTGTTCACCACGGCGGCCGCGCTGTCGCACGCCGAGCGGCCGCTGGTCGTCGGGGACCGGCTCGACACCGACATTCAGGGCGCGGTCACCGCCGGTGTGGACAGTCTGCTGGTGCTGACCGGGGTGAGCGGCCCGGCCGACCTGCTGTCGGCCGAGCCGGGCCGGCGTCCCACCTTCGTGGCGGCCGACCTGTCGGGCCTGTTCCGCCCGGCGGAGGACGCGGCTCTGCCGTTGCGCGCCGGCGAGGCGGGTGGCTGGCGGGTGTCACGCGACGGCGGCTCGGCCACGCTGGACGGCTCGGGCGACCCGGTCGTGGCTCTGCGCCTGCTCTGTGCGGCCACTTGGGACGGTGTCGCGCCTGCCGCCGTCAGTGGCGCCTCGGACGCGGCACGCGAGCTCCTGTCCTCCTGGGGTTTGTGA
- a CDS encoding ATP-binding protein: protein MTGEPADPGRARTLDDLIGVLRSLKAWAGDPSYDTITTRVNAAWVSAGRPAGDLTRKSTLVDCFKLGRRRLNTDLVLAVVQALHPDEGYVARWRQALRVVLGESEAAAQVRVQDFLPPPSPRFTGRDAELERLRRAAPDKRAAGDTVVISAVEGMAGVGKTQLAVHLGHQLCRERAYEQVLFVNLRGFHPDPAQPPADPSAVLDGFLRLLGVPGQQIPHELADRSALYRDRLAGTRALVVLDDAATAEQVRPLLPATSGSLAVVTSRRSLPGLRSATRLNLDVFRPYEAVSFLTDAVPDVPIGPDADAAARIARRCGHLPLALGLVAAHIRGTPGWTLTDHAERLDERHRDQRLDDGVELALDLSYRHLPAEQRRLLRLAALHPGHDLDPYGVSALTGVDESAARAGLDQLCADHLLQQSAPGRYTFHDLVRAYATVRAVEEERPADRRAALTRLFDYYLAAVGAALDTVHPGDAHRRPPAPTIGTPLPALGEEDVAVPWLDTERPTLVTIAAHTATHGWPGHTVRLARALFRYLDGGYYHDGLTLHGHAVQAARRLADGPAEAHALANLAIACMRLGRYGPASEHSEQALELFRRAGDTEGQARVVGNLGIIAKRAGDYPAAAEQHRRGLALYRLVGDRVGEASQLGSLGLLAQRSGRYEEAVGHYARALPLCREVGDRIGEAHMLHGLGVVEAKAGAYGPSDEHLRQALALHRQLGNRGGEGGVLDELGSLYLRMGEPERAAEHYRRALGIFRELGDSDSEAWVRNGLGEAAGATGHSAEAVTQHAAAHAIAVEIGMPDQHARAHAGLGRAHRALGDLSAARTHYDRAAALYGGLGWPEASELRAEAGGLGGDPGAGA, encoded by the coding sequence ATGACCGGGGAACCCGCCGACCCCGGCCGAGCCCGGACCCTCGACGACCTGATCGGGGTGTTGCGGTCGCTGAAGGCGTGGGCCGGCGACCCGTCGTACGACACGATCACGACCCGGGTCAACGCCGCGTGGGTGTCCGCGGGGCGTCCGGCCGGTGACCTGACCCGCAAGTCGACGCTGGTCGACTGTTTCAAACTGGGCCGCCGGCGGCTCAACACCGACCTGGTGCTGGCCGTCGTCCAGGCGCTGCACCCCGACGAGGGTTACGTGGCGCGGTGGCGGCAGGCCCTGCGGGTCGTGCTCGGCGAGTCCGAAGCCGCCGCCCAGGTTCGGGTGCAGGATTTCCTCCCACCTCCGTCACCGCGGTTCACCGGACGCGACGCCGAACTCGAGCGGCTGCGCCGGGCCGCACCGGACAAGCGGGCGGCCGGTGACACCGTGGTCATCTCGGCCGTCGAGGGCATGGCGGGGGTCGGCAAGACGCAGCTCGCCGTCCACCTCGGACACCAGTTGTGCCGCGAACGAGCGTACGAGCAGGTGTTGTTCGTCAATTTGCGCGGGTTCCATCCCGATCCGGCGCAGCCCCCGGCCGACCCGTCGGCGGTGCTCGACGGCTTCCTGCGCCTGCTCGGTGTGCCCGGCCAGCAGATCCCGCACGAGCTGGCGGACCGCAGCGCGCTCTATCGCGACCGGCTGGCCGGAACCCGCGCGCTGGTGGTGCTGGACGACGCGGCCACCGCCGAACAGGTGCGCCCGCTGCTGCCCGCCACGTCCGGGTCCCTCGCCGTGGTCACGAGCCGCCGGAGCCTGCCCGGCCTGCGTTCGGCGACCCGGCTCAACCTCGACGTCTTCCGCCCGTACGAGGCCGTCTCGTTCCTGACCGACGCGGTGCCGGACGTGCCGATCGGGCCAGACGCCGACGCCGCGGCCCGCATCGCCCGTCGCTGCGGGCACCTGCCGCTCGCGCTGGGCCTGGTCGCCGCGCACATCCGTGGCACACCGGGCTGGACGCTGACCGACCACGCCGAGCGGCTCGACGAGCGGCACCGCGACCAGCGGCTGGACGACGGGGTCGAGCTCGCCCTGGACCTGTCTTATCGGCACCTGCCCGCCGAGCAGCGCCGTCTCCTGCGACTGGCCGCCCTGCACCCGGGTCACGACCTCGACCCGTACGGGGTCTCGGCTCTGACCGGTGTCGACGAGAGCGCCGCCCGCGCGGGGCTGGACCAGTTGTGCGCCGACCACCTGCTGCAGCAGTCCGCGCCGGGCCGATACACCTTTCACGACCTCGTACGCGCTTACGCCACCGTCCGCGCCGTCGAGGAGGAACGCCCGGCCGATCGTCGTGCCGCCCTGACCCGGCTGTTCGACTACTACCTGGCCGCAGTGGGCGCGGCCCTGGACACTGTGCATCCCGGGGACGCGCACCGCCGGCCGCCGGCGCCCACGATCGGCACGCCGTTGCCCGCGCTGGGCGAGGAGGACGTCGCCGTGCCGTGGCTCGACACCGAACGGCCGACCCTGGTGACCATCGCCGCGCACACCGCCACGCACGGCTGGCCCGGTCACACGGTGCGGCTGGCCCGGGCCCTCTTTCGCTATCTCGACGGCGGTTACTACCACGACGGTCTGACCCTGCACGGGCACGCCGTGCAGGCCGCCCGCCGCCTCGCCGACGGCCCGGCCGAGGCGCACGCCCTGGCCAACCTGGCCATCGCCTGCATGCGGCTGGGCCGCTACGGGCCGGCGAGCGAACACTCCGAGCAGGCCCTGGAGTTGTTCCGGCGGGCCGGCGACACCGAGGGGCAGGCGCGGGTCGTCGGGAACCTGGGCATCATCGCGAAGCGGGCCGGCGACTATCCGGCGGCGGCGGAGCAGCACCGGCGGGGTCTGGCCCTGTACCGGCTGGTCGGCGATCGCGTCGGGGAGGCCAGCCAGCTGGGCAGCCTCGGACTGCTGGCGCAACGGTCGGGCCGTTACGAGGAGGCCGTCGGGCACTACGCGCGGGCGCTGCCGTTGTGCCGCGAGGTGGGCGACCGGATCGGGGAGGCGCACATGCTGCACGGCCTCGGTGTGGTCGAGGCCAAGGCCGGGGCGTACGGGCCCTCGGACGAGCACCTGCGGCAGGCGCTGGCCCTGCACCGGCAACTCGGCAACCGCGGCGGCGAGGGCGGGGTGCTCGACGAGCTGGGGTCGCTGTACCTGCGCATGGGTGAGCCCGAGCGGGCCGCCGAGCACTACCGGCGGGCGCTGGGCATCTTCCGGGAGCTGGGTGACTCCGACAGCGAGGCGTGGGTGCGCAACGGGCTCGGCGAGGCGGCCGGGGCCACGGGACATTCGGCCGAGGCCGTGACCCAGCACGCGGCGGCGCACGCCATCGCCGTCGAGATCGGCATGCCGGACCAGCACGCCCGTGCCCATGCGGGGCTCGGGCGCGCTCACCGCGCGCTCGGCGACCTTTCCGCCGCGCGGACGCATTACGACCGCGCGGCCGCGCTCTACGGCGGGCTGGGCTGGCCCGAGGCGAGTGAGCTGCGGGCCGAGGCGGGCGGGCTCGGTGGTGACCCGGGGGCGGGCGCCTGA
- a CDS encoding alkyl sulfatase C-terminal domain-containing protein, protein MATVDECRQALHGLAARLERNAETRGKLDFDRTLACRVPDLETAFHGRLSGGLLTDIADGDDPNAKIALIAGSDDLVALVAGRLDVTRAVASGQVKVKANPFDLLKLRKLL, encoded by the coding sequence ATGGCCACGGTGGACGAGTGCCGGCAGGCGCTGCACGGCCTTGCCGCACGGCTCGAGCGCAACGCGGAGACGCGCGGCAAACTCGATTTCGACCGCACGCTGGCGTGCCGCGTGCCCGATCTCGAAACGGCCTTCCACGGCCGGCTGTCGGGCGGCCTGTTGACCGACATCGCCGACGGCGACGACCCCAACGCCAAGATCGCCCTGATCGCCGGCAGCGACGACCTCGTCGCCCTGGTCGCCGGCCGGCTCGACGTCACCCGCGCGGTGGCCTCCGGCCAGGTGAAGGTCAAGGCGAACCCGTTCGACCTGCTCAAGCTGCGCAAACTGCTCTGA